The Campylobacter sp. genome contains the following window.
GCTAAAAATTTCGCAGGCGCACAGCCCTTGCACTACGCAAATCGCAGGGGAATTTTAATACCGTGAATCTGCAAGCGGATCATCTCGCTCCCAAGCAGCGAGAGACTTTTTGCGGCAATGTGCGTAATCTATTTCTCTTCGCTCTATCTCGCCCGCTTGTAACGACAAGTCTTATAAACGCAGTGGTCTTTTAAAAATTTTAACTTCAAATTTTGCTCCGAAGCTCGCTAAATTTAAGGAAGAGCCCACACAGATAAATTGTTCTATTTTAGCGCGGCGCACGAGGTTTTTAAATTTGCGGCGCCCGTAGGAGACTTTAAAGCTCGCTAAGTCTCGCCGTCGTTAGCACGCAAGGCTGATCCTGCTAGCAATCTTTTGTGCGGTTTATCTCCTTGTATTACTTGCTTAAACTCCCGCCGCGGTATATGTCGGCGCCGGACAAATCATAGCTTCGTTTTAAATTTAATCCTCATATCCTCTAATGCCAATATGCCTTCCCTCTATCTTAGGAACTACGGGCTTCTTTTTAAGCTTAACGCCATACAAATTAATGCCGTAAAGCTTGCTAAGGCGGATAAAATCGACGTTAAGCTCCTCTAAATCGGTATCGCGAAGATCAAGATATTTAAGACTCGTCATATTGTTTATACTCTGCGGTAATTTTTTAATTGCAGTCTCGGAGAGATCTAAAATTTCTAAATTTTTTAAATTTCCTACGCTTTCCGGAAGCTGCGTAATATTTTTTCCGTGGATGTAAAGCTCCTTTAAATTATGCAGATTTCCGATGCTCTCAGGGATTTTCGTAATGGCTTGGCTGTTAATTTTCAGCTCTTCCAAAGCATCAAGCATGCCGATGCTCTCAGGCAGACTCTCTTGCTTATATCTGCCAATATCGAGTTTTTTTTAAGCTTTTTAATGCGCCGATACTTTCAGGGATTTCTTGTATATTTTCAGACCAAATATCAAGCTCCTGCAGATTATGCAAATCCCCTAACTCAGATGGGATCGTTTTGATATTTGAACTTATATGAAGCCTTTTGAGCGACGGGATTTTCACGGCGAGCCGCAATCTCTGCTCGTCCATATGACCCCACTCCTCAAGATTGGGTAAATTTACGATATTTTCAGGAGGAGAGGTAAAATCTTCGGTCAGCTCCTTTAGACTCGGCATTCGCGAAACCTCATCGGGTAGCGCCTCTATATGCGTGTTCGTAAGATATAAAATTTCCAGGTTTTTCAGCTCTGCTAGATACGTAGGCAAAGTATGTAAAAAATTACAACTATAACAGTGGAGCTCTCGCAGCTTGCTCATCCCTGTAATCTGCGGCGGCAATTGCGAAATATGCGTTTCATCCAGTTCGAGATATTCTAAATTCTTTAAATTTGCTACATTCGCGCTCAACTCTTTTACGGGGCAACGGTCCAAAATCAGAGTCTTAAGATTCGGAATTTTAGAGATATTTTCACTAATCTCCGTAAATTCGGTAGCGCGCAAGCCTAAATACTTGAGCTTTTTTAAATTTTGTACGCAAGAGGGCAGATCCGAAACTCTCGTGCCTTGCAAATCAAGCTTTTTTAAATTTGAAAGCAAACAGATCTCGGGCGGAACCTGCGTAACCTCATCCACTATAATCGGCGAAACGGTCATAAAATTCGCGTTTCTGCCGAAGTCTAGCTCATCAATGTCCGCAAGCTTTTCATACAAATCCCACGTCGTAGCGATATCGCTAAAGAAGCTTATACCATAGTAATTCTCTCGCCCTTTATCGCTAAAGCGTAAAAAATTCGCCAAGTTTTGCATTTGCGTATTTTGATCCTCGCTCAGCTTTGGGCTAAACTTCAGGCGGATGCCCTGCGCATCGTTTGGCATACTAATTTTAATGCCTTTAAAACCGGAGATCGATTGTATGCAGAGCGAAAAAGCAACTGCTATAAATAGCGCGATATAAATCTTTTTCATTTGAGCTGCCTTTTTAAAATTTAACATTCTTGGTATCTAGCTGCGCGATATTTATAAAATTTAAGCGACCGCTTTTTGCAAGCTTGATTTAAAAATCCTAAGATCGCTATGCGCTTTGCAAATCCTATCAAATTTTAAAATTTTAGAATTTCGCCAGTGTCTTAAAGGCGAGGCGAAATTCCAAATCGAAGGATGCTTGTAAATTTTATTTATAAGCCTTAATCGCTTTGTCTAGAATTTTCTCCGCTTCCGCGGCGCTTGCAAAATCCTTTACTTTGACCCATTTATTCGGCTCTAAAAGCTTGTAGGTTTCGAAGAAATTTTTGATCTTATCCAGCGTCGCTTTAGGCAGATCGGAGATAGATTTAATGCCCTCATATCGCGGATCGATCTTGCTAACCGGCACGGCAAGCAGCTTCTCGTCCATTCCGTTTTCGTCCTCCATCATCAAAACGCCGATTAGACGGCACGGGATCACGCTACCGGCGGCAAGCGGGTATTCGTTTAGAACCAAAACATCCGCAGGATCGCCGTCGTCTGCCAAGGTGTTGGGCACGAAGCCGTAGTTTGCGGGATAAAACATCGCGCCGTAGAGCACGCGATCTACGCAGAGCGCACCGCTTGCTTTGTCTATCTCGTATTTGATATTCGAGCCGTAAGGGATCTCGATTACCGCGTTGATTTTATCGGGGCTTGAGCCCACTTTTATCTTTGAAAGATCCATAGTTTTCCTTTATTTAGAATTTAAAATTTTGATATTTTTCACGTCTATCGTCGTTTTTGTAAAATCTTTATCGATCTCGCCGCTAATTCGCACGAGCGTATTTTCATCCACGCTCACGCCGCGCCAAACGTCATCGTCGATCTCAACTTCGATGCTATCGCCGTTTTGATCCACAAATCTATAATGCTCGTGTCTGAGTTGAGATTTTATCCTGCCGTCGATTACGACAAAAGAATCATCTCTTAATTTAAGCGCTTCTTTGACGCTCGACGGCTGAGTTTGCGCCGCGGAGCCGCTCGGGACGAACCCGCCCGCGGCGAATGCAGCCGCACATAAAGCCATACTAAGTAAAAATTTTCTAACCATATCCATCCTTAAAATTTTAATCTCTGCGTCCGCAAATAGATCTGAAATTTCATTAAATTTAAAATCCGCTCATATTTAACGCTCGCATTAAATTTGCCGCGCGAGCTGCTTAAATTTACGCTTTAAATTTGGCTATCTCACGCAACGGCAAGCTATAAATTTAAAAATGCGCTCACTTCGGAGGCGCATTAAATTTAAGTGCGATCCACGATCTGCGCCGCTTGCAATACGAAAAAGAAGCTGGGTGCGCTTTAAATTTAAGCCGCCATCCAAGCGCGCTAGCTCAGTTTTTCGATCTGCGCGGCGATTATAGCGTTTATGTCCGCTACGATCTCCTCGACCGTGCGCTCGCCGTTTACGCTGTAAAATACGCCCGCGTCACCGTAAAATTTACGGATATCCTCGATCGGCTCTGAAAATACCGCCATGCGGTTTTTAAAGACTTCCTTGTTATCGTCCGCCCCGCGAGCGCGCCCCAAAACGCGCTGCTCGGCGACCTCCTCGCTGACGCACACCTCGATGACTGCGCTAAGATTTACATCATCGTCGCCTCGCAGTACCTCGTCTAGCTTATTCATCTGCTCGACGCTTCTTGGATAGCCGTCGATGATGATGAAGTCTTTAGGTGAGCTTTTAATCGCGCTAACGATAGCATTTACGACGATATCAAGCGGCACGAGATTGCCTTTAGAGATGAAGCCGTCTATCTGCCTACCAAGAGCGCTGCCGCTTGCTACCTCGGCACGCAGCAGATCGCCTGTGGAGTAGTGCTCGATGCTTTGATTCATCTGAGCGATCATGCTCGCATCGGTCGTTTTGCCGCTGCCAGGAGCGCCAATGATTAGAAAAAGGCTTTTCATTTTTGCTCCTTCTTATGAAGCCTGAGACCTAGCTCGCGAAGCTGCTCGTCTGTAACGACGCTAGGGGCTTTGGTAAGCGGACACTGCGCGCGCTGCGTTTTAGGAAACGCGATAACCTCGCGGATACTGCTTGAGCCGGTAACCAGCATCATCAGCCTATCAAAGCCAATCGCGATACCTCCGTGCGGAGGCGCGCCGAAGCTTAGCGCATCGAGCAGGAAGCCGAATTTCTCCCTCTGCTCTGCAGGCTCGATCTTAAGCAGCCTAAAGACCTTTTCTTGAATGTCCGCCTTGTGGATCCTGATGCTGCCGCCGCCAAGCTCGATGCCGTTTAGCACGACGTCGTAGGCAATCGAGGTAATATCCTCTAAATCAGGCTCGTCGGGATTGTTCGGCATAGTGAAAGGATGGTGCATCGCGGAGTAGCTGCCGTCGTCGTTTTGCTCAAACATAGGGAAATTTACGACCCACAAAAACTCAAGCCTGTTCGAATCTATGAGACCGAGCTCGTTTGCGAGGAAAATTCTAAATCTGCCCATATAATCAAGCACGATTTTCTTTTTGCCAGCGCCGAAAAATACGACGTCGCCGACCTTTAGCTCGCAGCGCTTGATGAGCTCGTCCAGCTCGCTTTTTTCAAAGAATTTTACCAGCGGCCCCTTTAGACCATCCTCTTTTACTTGGATAAACGCCAAGCCCTGCGCGCCGAATTTTTTCACGTATTCCTCAAAGCCTTGCATCTGGCGCTTGCTAAATTTCAGATCGCCGCCCTCGACTTTAAGAGCTTTTACACGGTTAGCCTTGCGGTCTTTGGCTAAATTTGAAAAAATTTCGTTGCTCGATTTTTCAAAAATATCGGCTACGTCGATGAAAGGCATATCGTAGCGCAGATCGGGTTTGTCGCTGCCGTAAAGCTCCATCGCGTCCTTATACTCCATATGTCTAAAAGGAGTGACGATCTCGCGGCCGCAGG
Protein-coding sequences here:
- a CDS encoding leucine-rich repeat domain-containing protein → MLDALEELKINSQAITKIPESIGNLHNLKELYIHGKNITQLPESVGNLKNLEILDLSETAIKKLPQSINNMTSLKYLDLRDTDLEELNVDFIRLSKLYGINLYGVKLKKKPVVPKIEGRHIGIRGYED
- a CDS encoding NirD/YgiW/YdeI family stress tolerance protein, which translates into the protein MVRKFLLSMALCAAAFAAGGFVPSGSAAQTQPSSVKEALKLRDDSFVVIDGRIKSQLRHEHYRFVDQNGDSIEVEIDDDVWRGVSVDENTLVRISGEIDKDFTKTTIDVKNIKILNSK
- the aspS gene encoding aspartate--tRNA ligase, producing the protein MRSHYCTDLSKNDVGKVVTVCGWVNSYRDHGGVIFIDLRDRSGLLQLVCDPKDSKKAYEIANEVRNEFVLKAVGKIRARGEGLENPNLKTGDIEVVVEDLQIENPSKPLPFVIGDKSVNEETKLKYRFLDLRADGSFDKFKMRSKAAIAARNALDRLGFVEVETPILTRATPEGARDYLVPSRVYPGSFYALPQSPQLFKQLLMCSGFDKYFQIARCFRDEDLRADRQPEFTQIDIEMSFNTQYDVMSVAEEVLKDIFKSCGREIVTPFRHMEYKDAMELYGSDKPDLRYDMPFIDVADIFEKSSNEIFSNLAKDRKANRVKALKVEGGDLKFSKRQMQGFEEYVKKFGAQGLAFIQVKEDGLKGPLVKFFEKSELDELIKRCELKVGDVVFFGAGKKKIVLDYMGRFRIFLANELGLIDSNRLEFLWVVNFPMFEQNDDGSYSAMHHPFTMPNNPDEPDLEDITSIAYDVVLNGIELGGGSIRIHKADIQEKVFRLLKIEPAEQREKFGFLLDALSFGAPPHGGIAIGFDRLMMLVTGSSSIREVIAFPKTQRAQCPLTKAPSVVTDEQLRELGLRLHKKEQK
- the ppa gene encoding inorganic diphosphatase, giving the protein MDLSKIKVGSSPDKINAVIEIPYGSNIKYEIDKASGALCVDRVLYGAMFYPANYGFVPNTLADDGDPADVLVLNEYPLAAGSVIPCRLIGVLMMEDENGMDEKLLAVPVSKIDPRYEGIKSISDLPKATLDKIKNFFETYKLLEPNKWVKVKDFASAAEAEKILDKAIKAYK
- a CDS encoding adenylate kinase; this translates as MKSLFLIIGAPGSGKTTDASMIAQMNQSIEHYSTGDLLRAEVASGSALGRQIDGFISKGNLVPLDIVVNAIVSAIKSSPKDFIIIDGYPRSVEQMNKLDEVLRGDDDVNLSAVIEVCVSEEVAEQRVLGRARGADDNKEVFKNRMAVFSEPIEDIRKFYGDAGVFYSVNGERTVEEIVADINAIIAAQIEKLS